Below is a genomic region from Venenivibrio stagnispumantis.
TTAATCAGGTTCAGGTAAAGGAACAGATAGGATTAACATTTGCAACCGTTTTAAGAGCATTTTTAAGACAAGACCCTGATATTATTCTTGTAGGGGAGATAAGAGATGGAGAAACAGCAGAGATAGCTATAAAAGCAGCATTAACCGGACACCTTGTTTTTTCTACATTACACACAAATGATGCACCATCATCTATTATCAGATTGATAGATATTGGAGTAGATAAATTTTTGGTTTCTACAACAGTAAATCTAATAATAGCACAAAGATTAATAAGAAAATTATGTAATGAATGCAAAATGCCTATTGATTATGATAAACATGCTTTAAAAGGATTTGGTTTATCAGATGAAGATATAGAAACCGGAACATTTTTTAAGCATAATCCACAAGGATGTCCTAAATGCAATCATACAGGATACAAAGGAAGAACTGCCGTCCATGAAATTTTATGGCTTGATGATGAGATAAAAAAAGCAATAAATCAGGGAGCAACATCTGACCAAATAAAAGAAATAGCAATAAAAAAAGGTATGAGAACATTGTATCAGGATGGACTTATAAAATTTAAGAAAGGAATAACAGATATTGCCGAAATAGAAAGAGTATTAATGAAATAGGAGGGTTAAGATGGAAGAGTTTAAAATGCCAGCTATAGATGAAATAGCAAGGGAAGCATTAAACAAAAAAGCATCTGATATTCATTTAACAGCAGGATTACCACCTGTAATAAGGGTTGATGGTAAATTAGTACCACTTACTCAATATCCACCCTTTACTCCAAGAGATGTGCAACAATTTATTTATTCATTTATGAATGAAAAACAAAGGAGAACTTTTGAAGAGAAGAAGGAACTTGATTTTTCTTTTGGTATTAAAGGTATAGGAAGATTTAGGGTTAATGTATTTTATCAAAGAGGAACTGTAGCAGCAGCACTCAGAAGAATTCCTTATGAAATTAAACCAATGGAAGAACTTGGATTGATACCGAAAGTAAAGGATTTGTGTCATCTCAGTATGGGTTTAGTTCTTGTAACAGGTCCAACAGGTTCCGGTAAAACTACTACCTTGGCATCTATGATTGATTATATAAATACAAATTTTCCTCACCATATTATAACCATAGAAGACCCTATTGAATATATTTATCAACATAAGAAATCTGTTGTAGCCCAAAGAGAGGTAGGAACAGATACAGATTCTTTTGCAAATGCATTAAAATATGCTTTAAGGGAAGATCCGGATGTTATACTTGTTGGTGAGATGAGGGATTTGGAAACAATAAGAGCTGCTTTAACTGCAGCAGAAACAGGACACCTTGTTTTTGGAACATTACATACAAATACTGCAGTCCAAACAATAAACAGAATAATAAATGTTTTTCCTATGGAAGAGCAAGACCAAATAAGAACAGAACTTAGTTTTGTATTGCAAGGAGTGATTTCACAGAGATTATTACCTAAAATAGGAGGTGGAAGAATTTTAATCCATGAAGTATTAATTCCAAATACGGCTATTAGAAGTTTAATAAGAGAAAATAAGATACATCAAATTTATGGGCTTATGCAGACAGGACAGGCAGAAACCGGTATGCAAACAATGAATCAATCATTATACAAAGCTATCCAACAAGGATTGATAACATTAGAAGATGCATTAAGAATTTCACCTGATGTAGCCGAATTAAAAAGAATGCTTAAAATAACATAAATGGAGCGGTGAAAATGAGATTTAGATATGAAGCAAGGGATATATACGGTATAAAAAAACAAGGAATAATTGAGGCAGATTCAATAATAGTAGCAGAAGAACAATTAGCAACTTCCGGTTTACAAGATATAAAAATATTTGCGGAAAAAGAAAAGGAAAAAGTAAAAGAGAAAAAAGAGATATCATTACCTATTTTTAAAGGAAAAGTAAAGGAAACAGATTTGGCTATCTTTACAAGACAACTTGGTGCAATGATAAATGCAGGTATAGGTATAGCACAGGCATTAGAAATATTATCGGAGCAACTTCCTAACAAAACATTATCAGAAACATTAAAAAAAGTAACAGATGATGTACTTGCAGGAACATCTTTAGCAAAAGCAATGGAAAAACATAAAAAGGTATTTCCGGAATTTCTTATAAATCTTGTTGCAGCAGCGGAAGAATCAGGGAAATTAGATATAGTATTACAAAGAGCTACAACTTATTATGAAAAAATAGCTGCAATTAAAAGAAAAATAAAAAGTGCTTCTTGGTATCCTACAGCTGTTGTTGTTATTGCTACTATTATTGTTACCGGATTATTAACATTTGTTGTACCTACATTTGCACAAATCTATGAAAGTTTTGGTGGAGAGCTTCCTGCACCAACCCAGATTTTAATAAATATCAGTAATGCTTTAAAAAATAGTATTTTATATATTATTGGTTTTATAATATTATTTTTCTTGCTAAACTCATATTTTTATAAAACAGAGCAAGGAAAAAGATTTTATCATAGGTTGTTCTTAAAACTACCTTTACTTGGTAAAATTTTTCATAAAGGAGCATTGGCAAAATTTGCAAGAACATTAGCAACTTTAATAACTGGTGGAGTGCCGATAACAAGGGCAATAGAAATCTCTGCAAAAGTTACCGGAAATGTAATAATAGAAGAATCACTTCAAAAAACAAAAACTGATATTGAAGAGGGTAAAGAAATATCAAAATCCCTTGATAAAAAATTATTTCCGCTTATGTTTATTGCTATGGTTAGTGTAGGTGAAAGCACAGGTAGAATAGATGAAATGCTTGATACAATAGCTTCTTTTTATGAAGATGAGATAGATAGAGAAGTAGATGCACTAATATCTTTAATAGAGCCACTTTTAATGGTTGTTATAGGTGGTATAGTAGGATTAATCTTAATAGCTTTATATTTACCAATCTTTAAAATGGGAGAGCTTATTAAGTAAAATGAAAATAGCTGTGGCAATGAGTGGAGGAGTGGACAGTAGTGTTACTGCCCTTCTCCTTAAAGAAAAAGGATATGATGTTGTAGGAATAACATTAAAACTTTCTTCTGTTGATAGCTGTAATATAGATATACAGGTATGTTGTAGTGATAAAGATATTTTAGATGCAAAAAATGTAGCAAATTATCTTGGTATTCCCCATTATGTTTTTATCTGGGAAGATTTTTTCAATAAAAAAGTTATAAAACCTTTTATAGAAGATTATAAAAATGCATTAACTCCAAATCCTTGCTGTGTATGCAATAGGGAAGTAAAAACCGGTGGATTAGCTAAATTTATAAAAAATCTCGGTTTTAATTATCTTGCAACCGGTCATTATGCAAAAATAGAAGAAAATCCAAAATATGGAAAAATTATAAAAAGAGGAAAAGATACACAAAAAGACCAATCTTATTTTTTAGCTCTGCTGGAAAAAGAGATTTTAGATTATATTATGTTTCCAATAGGAGATTTTACAAAAGAAGAGATAAGGGAGATTGCAAAAAAATATAAACTTCCTGTTTCTCAAAAAAGTGATAGTTTTGAAATATGTTTTACAGCAGGAAAAACTCCGGCAGAATATATGTACGAAAATCAGCTTTCAGAATTTGAGGAAGGAGAGATAGTTCATATCTCCGGAAAAGTTCTTGGAAAGCATAATGGCATTATAAACTATACCATAGGACAAAGAAGAGGTCTTGGAGTAGCATGGAAAAAGCCTTTATATGTTATAGAAAAAGATAAAATAAACAACAGGGTTATTGTAGGAGAGATAGATTATTTATTAACAGATAGAGTTTCTGCAAAAAGTCTTAATCTCTTTGTAGAGCCGGATAAGTGGGAAAAAATATCTGTTCAGGGAAGATATAAACAAAAACCGGTTCCTGTAAAAGATTTTGAATATAAAGATGGTATATTAACCGTATTTTTTGAAGAAAAACAGCCAAAATTCGCAAAAGGTCAAATACTTGCAGTTTATGATAATGATATATTACTTGCCGGTGGAGTAATTATTTAAAATAAATTTAATGGCTTCTTCTTTTGTTTTTATAATACCTTCAATCTGCTTTTCCTCAAGCTCTTTTTTTATTTTTCCTACAAGAGGTGAAGGTTTTATATTTAAAAGTTTTATAATTTCTTCTCCGGTTAAAAGAGGTTCTTCTATAATTTCTTTTTTGTATAAATTTTCATAATAATCATCTATTTTTTTTATAAAATCTGTATCTTTGTATTTTACCAAGAAAAGTAGAAAAATATAATCTTTGTATTCTTTATATCTATAAAAGAAAAAATTAACTGCGTTTTCTCCTTTATATACCTTTTCAAGCTGTTTAAATCCGTTTATCAGATTGATGCAAAATTTTTCAGCTTTTTCTCCAAGATTTAAATTTTTTAGAATCTGTATTTCATCTGTATTAGATAGGAGAAATAAAGATAATTTTATCAATGGTTTTTCATTAAATCCGGTAAGAAAGTTTTGTTTATATTCTATGTTTATTAAACAATCTTTGTTTTTCATTTAATTTTCACAATTTTTGAGTAGATTTTCTAATTCTTTCATATCTTCAAAAATATTTTTATCTTTTAAACTACTTTTTATTATTTTATTTTCAATCAGTTTTTTAAGGGTTTCTGCTGTGCCATCATTTTCAAAAATTTTTAATATCTCTTCTCTTATCCTTTCTTGAGGTGAGTTTTGAAGGATAGAAGCATTTTTTTCAATCCATTTTTCAAAATCTTTATCAATATTAAAATTAAGTTCCTGAGCTAATCTGTAAGCTCTTAATATTCTAACAGGGTCTTTTTTTATATTTTCAATAGAAACAGGTTTTATTAACTCTTTATTTAAATCTTCATAGCCATTTGAAGGGTCAAATAATAATGTTTGGGATACACCAAGAGATACAGTATCATCAAAATTAACTGCCATAGCATTTATTGTAAAATCTCTTGATAATAAATCTTCATATAATTTTTCTACGATTATCTTTTCCCTTTCTTCAAAATCTTTTATATCCGGAATTTCAAGATAAGAAAAATCAAATCTATATTTTATATCTCCTTCACTGAATAATATTGTTGCCACCTTTTTTTCTTTTTCAAATTGAAAAATATCTCCACCGATTAAACTTTTAAGCTTTTTTACTATATCAAAAGGGTCTGTGGTAACTATAAAATCTATATCTACTTTATTTGTAATTTTTCTATTTATTAATCTATCCCTTACCCAGCCACCAACAATAAAACAGATAGTATCTTTTCCAAGGGCTTTATATACACTATCAAAATAGCTATTATAAAATAAAAGCCCGTGAATATATCTTATTTTAAATTCCGGTAACTTTTCCTTATTAAAAATTTTTTGTAGAAATCCTTGGAAGCTAAGCATCAATATATATTTCCGAGGGTTTTTAGTTCATTTTTCATTCTTTCTATTAATCTTATTAAATTTTCAGCTTTATTTATCCATTCTTGAATAATATTTGCAGTTTTAGGAAAACTTTCTGAAAGTTCTCTATATTGGTATATTTTATCTTCTACAAATTTTTTTAAATTATCAAGGAATGTTTCCATAGCATTCATCTGCTTACTGTAATAAAATATATCTTTAAGCATTTCCCTTCTTTCCCTAACAGGCACATCAACGCCTATTGTATAACCTATCCTTTTTATATCTATTTTTGAAAGATATATGCCACTTTTAGCAGGTATTGTAAGGAGTTTGACTATTCTTTCAAATTCTGACTCTTCCTTCATTAAATCCATCATATTTTCTTGAAATTTTTTATTTGTTTGAAATGGATTTTTCATTAAATCTTTTTCATCAAACATTTGGCTTACCTCTAAATTTTATAAGTTGCTATAATATTATAGCATTTATATTTTAAAACAATAGGAGAGGAAATTGTTTAGAGGAAAAGTAAAAAAGATACATTTTATTGGTATTGGTGGCTCAGGAATGAATGGTATAGCACAGGTTTTATTAAATCAAGGGTTTATAATATCCGGTTCTGATTTAAAAGAAACCGAAACTGTGTTAAAACTAAAAGAAATGGGAGCAAAAATATTTATAGGACATAATCCTGAAAATGTTGTAGATACAGACCTTGTTGTTTATTCTTCTGCCGTAACACCGGATAATCCGGAACTTCAAAAAGCAAAAGAGCTTGGTATTCCTACTATTCCAAGAGGAGAGATGCTTGCTGAACTTATGAGATTTAAGTATGGTATAGCAATAGCCGGAAGCCACGGAAAGACAACAACAACATCAATGGTAGGAACAATCCTTGGTAAAACCGGATTTGACCCTACAGTCGTCATAGGAGGAAAACTTGAAGCTTATGGCAGTAATGCAAAGCTTGGTAGAGGAGAGTTTATAGTGACAGAATCAGATGAAAGTGATGGCTCTTTTTTAAGATTAACACCTACCATAGTATCAATAAACAATATAGATTTAGAACATATCGGATTTTATAAAGATTTAGAAGATATAAAAAATGCTTTTATTCAGTTTGCTAATAAAGTGCCTTTTTACGGAGCAGTAGCTGTCAATATTGATGATGAAAATGTAAGGTCAATTTTACCAAGAATTGAAAAAAAAGTTATAAAATTTGGACTTTCAGATGAAGCTCAAATTAAAGCAGAAAATATAGAGCTTATAGATGGAAGATATAAATTTCATATAAAAGGATACGGAGATATTCATTTATCAATACCGGGAAAACATAATATTTACAATGCTCTTGCTGCCATATCAATATCCCTTGAACTTGGTGTTCCGTTTTGTGTAATAAAAGAAGCCCTTGAGAACTTCAAAAATGCAAACAGAAGATTTGATATTAAATATAAAGATGAAAATATTATTGTTGTTGATGATTATGCTCACCATCCTACGGAAATAAAAGCCACTTTATCTGCTGCCAAAGATATGTATCCTGATAAAAGAATTATTGCAGTTTTTCAGCCACATAGATATAGTAGAGTAGCCTCATTATTTGAAGAATTTGCTAAATCTTTTGATATTCCTGATGTTCTTATCCTTACTGATATATATTCAGCCGGAGAAAAACCAATAGAAGGAATTACCGGAGAAGCTCTTGCAGAAAAGATAAAAGAGAGAAAAAAAGAAGTTATATTTGTAAAAGATATAAAAGAAGCAGAAAATCTTATAAAAAATATAATGAAAAATGGAGATTTAATAATAACACTTGGAGCCGGTAATATCACAACAATATCTGATAATCTATCTAAATTTTTGAGAGAGAGATGTTAAATTTTGGATTTGTAAATCAGAAAAATTTCTCTTTGCTTACAGATTTATATGAATTGACAATGGCACAAATTTATTTTGATAAAGGTATAAATGATGTAGCAGTTTTTGAGTTTTTCGTTAGAGATACTGAAAACAGAAATTATTTTTTAAATGCTGGTTTAGAGCAAGTTTTATATTATATATCCAATATAAGATTTGAAAAAGAAGAAATAGAATATCTAAGAACTACCGGTAAATTTTCCGATGAATTCCTAAAATATCTGAAAGATTTTAAATTTACAGGAAATCTTTATGCAATGGAAGAAGGAGAAATCTTTTTCCCTTATGAACCGGTTGTGGTTGTAGAAGCACCATTAATTCAGGCACAGATTTTAGAAACATTTATAATAAACACAATGCAGATATCTATTCTTATAGCTACAAAAGCTTTAAGATGTTATTCTGTTGCAAAAGATAAATTATTAGTAGAGTTTGGTCTCAGAAGAGCTCACGGAACAGATGCAGGAATGAAAGCCGCAAGAAATAGTTTTATCGGTGGCTTTGCAGGAACATCCAATGTTTTAGCCGGTAAAGAATTTAACATTCCAATCTTTGGAACAATGGCTCACTCCTTCATAATGGCTCACAATAGCGAAAAAGAAGCATTTTTAAACTTTGCTTTCAAATATAAAGAGAATACAATATTTTTAGTAGATACATACGATACAATTCAAGGTGTAAAAAATGCAGTTGAAGTAGCAAAATATCTAAATCTGAAAACCTTTAAAGGTATCAGGTTGGATAGTGGAGATATTATAACCCTCTCAAAAGAAGCAAGAAAAATACTTGATGAAAATGGTTATAAAGATGCTACAATTTTTGTCAGTGGCAGTATGAATGAATATAAAATAAAAGAATTTTTAGATAATAATGCACCGATAGATGGTTTTGGAGTTGGAACGGAGCTTGTTGTTTCTTCCGATTTACCATATCTTGATTGTGCTTATAAACTTGTAGAGTATGCAAAAAAACCAAAAATAAAATTAAGTCCCCAAAAAATAACACTACCGGCAAAAAAACAAGTATATAGGATAATAAAAGAGGGCATTATTCAAAAAGATATAATAACTTTATTTGATGAAAAATTAGAAGAAGCCAATCCTCTTTTAAAACCGTTTATCATAAATGGAGAATTGGTAGAAAAAAATTATCCATCTTTAAATCAAATAAAAGAAAAATCTTTAAACAATTTTAAAACTTTACCGGAAGAACTAAAAGATATATATAAAAAATATGAATTTTTACCGGAAATATCAAAATCTTTAAAGGATATAATGGAAAAATTAAAAAAAGAGGTTAGCTAGTTATCCTTACAGATATGTATTCATTCAATAAATCTTTCTATCCCTCATTCATTGAGAAACCTTATCTAACTCCCTGCCTTTTTGGTGGGGATTTTTTTGAATTCTTCATTCCCCTTTATTTTTTTCTACATAAACCTTTTTTTCAATCACTACTCTTGTAACCTTTTCTATCCCACATAGTTCAGATAAAACAAAAATAACATAAATTTAAATCATTATTTATATACTTTCTATCCCACATAGTTCAGATAAAACCTGTAGGAAGATATTTTAAGCTTTCCTTTGATACACTTTCTATCCCACATAGTTCAGATAAAACTATTTAGAAGAATTAAAGGAATCCTCAAAACAATTTGCTTTCTATCCCACATAGTTCAGATAAAACTGCATACCTTGATATTATATCCATGAGTGAAATTCAACTCGCTTTCTATCCCACATAGTTCAGATAAAACCTCTTGTTTTTCTAAAAAACCGGATATAAAATTATACTTTCTATCCCACATAGTTCAGATAAAACATTCCATATTCTTTGAGAGCGGTATGGAGAAGAAGATCTTTCTATCCCACATAGTTCAGATAAAACTTTTCTGTTTTTAGTAGGCTTTTTACTATTTTCTTTCTATCCCACATAGTTCAGATAAAACTGTAGAGTCTTTTAGTTTAGACTCATCTGAAATAGCTGCTTTCTATCCCACATAGTTCAGATAAAACAAAATAGACAGGCAAGGAAAAGAGAAGTTTAGAGATTCTTTCTATCCCACATAGTTCAGATAAAACCCGTCAATTTTTGTATAAAAAATAATAATGAAATTTTTAAATTTTGTCAAGAGGTTTTTAGCAAAAATTAGTTTAAAACTGAATAACCGCAAATTGATATTTTTTGCATCGAACCTCAGATAATGCAAATATATTTTCTGTTATATTCTCGCAAATCATTGATACAAGCCAAGTTAAACAGAAATATATTTTCTATTGAAAATGCAAAATTTTTGAAAAAATAAAACAGCGTTTGATTAATAGGCTCATCTTTCTCCTCAAAAACAAGAAAGAAAGTCTATTCTCTTATTCTATTGCCAAGTAATTAAACCAATTTTAAATAACCTAAAAAATTATAACATAAAAAAATTTAAAAAGTGGAAAAAGATTTAACTTCTTCCTCATATCTTTCTTGGATTTCTTTTGAAGAAAGAGAAAGGTTTTCATCTTTGTAAGATATGGCAAATGGAGAATTTTTTAATCTTTTTTCTTCTTTCTCCGGCATTGGTGGAATATCAGCAGAGATTGTGGCTATTGTAGAAGAGCTTTTTCTGCCTACCGGTGGCACAATTGATATTTTAAATCCGGCTTCTAATAATCCTTTTCGGACAGCCAAAGAAGCAGAATAAGTTGCAAATATTGCCGTCTCTTTCATAATTTTCCGGATCAACCTAAATAAATCCACGCTCCACATTTCCGTATTTACCTTTGGAGAGAAAGGGTCATAAAAAACTGCATCAAATTTTTCTCCATTCTCAGCAAGTTCTTTTATAATCTCCCTACCTTCACCTATTATAACCGTTATCTTTATATTATCTTTATCTATTTCCAAAGTTTTAAAAATCTTATTATTTAATAAAATCTCACCTTCTTTTAAAGAATTTATCAAAGAATAAGCATATTTTAAATTTTCCGGAATATCTAATATCTTTATTTTTTCAAGTATATTTTCATCTTTTTCAATGGATATAAACTCAATCTTTACATCTTTATTTATCTGTTTTGCAAATGTTATAGCAGTAGCAACATTATAACCAAGCCCAAAACCAACATCTAATATTTTTATACTTCCTTCTTTTGCAAGATTTTCTATATTACAGGGGATAATAAATTTATATAAACTTTCTGTATATGCTCCGGCTTTTATACTGTGATATGCTTCTTCATAATTGCTATTATATATTGTAGTTGTTCCATCATTTGTAATAATTAATTTATCTGTAAATCTAAATTCCGGTATTTCTTTTATAAACTCATTTTTAAGTAAATATTCCGAAAATTTCTTCAAACTTTCTATATGTTTTTTTTCAAGATTATAATCAAGATTTAAAAGATACTCTTTTGCAAAATCTTTATCAAAATTTATATTATCTAAATATTTATCTATATCATTAAAAAATCTTTCTTTTGTTTGGATTAATAATTTATGAAATAATAAAACTTCTTTTAGATGATTTTTATAAAAATCTTTTCTTACACACCATAAAGCAAATGTAAAAGGCATTTTTGTATATTTATACCAAAGATAAGATAAATCATATACATATTTAAATTTATCTTTAAAAAGAATTGCTGCATCACCTATGAATAAAACTGATTTTTCTTCAAGATTTTCCCAGTTTTCAAGGGAGTGATAAATAACATCCTTTTTTAAAAACTCTTTAAAAATTATTTTTGTAAGTAAGACAGAACTTTTAGATGCTTTTGTTAGATAAAGTTCTTTTATATCTTCCAATGCAGTATTTGATAATATTGATACAGATTTTACATCTTTGTATGAAGATATTGATAAATCCGGTAAAATCAGATAATCCTTATAATTTTCTATATATTCAGCAGAAGAGATAATCCCTATATCTATTTTTCCTTCTTTTAAAAGTTTATTTAAAACAGCAGGATAATCCTTTATTATCTGAATATCTATATCCGGTTTTATTCCTACTTTTTCAAAATCAAAAGGAAGAGTATTTAAAAAATTTATCCAGCCTACTTTCATTTATTTCTCTCTTTTTTCTCCATAGTAATAAGTATAAATGTTCTAAGTCTATGGGCAAATGCACTAATTATTATTCCGGCTATTAAACTTATTACTATTACTAATATTGCATATAATGATGGATTTTCAAGGGCAAATTTTGTAATTATATTCTCTGAAATTGTAATTATAGCTTTTGCTTTTTCTTTACCGAAAACAAGCTCATAAAATGTTGTAAATCCTACTGCTATCATAAGCATAGCCAAAAAGCCTTTTAATTTATCTCTTCCGAGCTTTTGACCTATATAAGCTCCAAATACTGCTCCAAAAGAAGAGCCAAGGAGCAAAATAAAAGAAAGTATTATATCTACATTATGATTTATCGTTGAATGAAAATATGTTAAAAAGATAGTAACAAACATCATCTGAAAGATACTTAAAGCTACTGCTTTTTGTGGTTGATAATTTGCAAAATACATAAGTGCCGGAGTTGTAATATTTCCACCACCAATACCAAGCATAGAAGCTAAAAATCCGGAAGATATACCAACAAAAACCGGAACTAATAATGACACATCTCCGATTTGAAATTTTATTTTAAATGGCAATTTATCAGCAATTTTTTTTAATTTTCCTTCTTCATTCTCTTTTTTCTTTTTTAAAGCATCTATCAGCATTAAACCGCCAAGAATAAATAGATATATAGTATATATAGTTAAAACTGCTTCCCTAAAATGTCCTGCTTTTTCTAAAATATGGGTTATTATTGTTCCTAATGTTCCACCTACTACTCCAAAAATCACTATAAAAATACCCATTTTTAAATCTATATTTTTTAATTTCCAATGGGTAAAAAATCCTGATACAGTAGCACCTATCATTTGGGATATAGATGTGCCAACTGTTACAATAGGTGGTATCCCAAGTTTTATCAATGCAGGGTTGAGTATTATACCGCCACCTATACCAAGCATTCCGGATAATATCCCAACAACAACTCCAAGTATTATAAGCACAAAAGGATTAATATATACATTAGCAAGCGGTAAATATATTTCCAATTTTCACACTCCTGATTTTATTTAGAAAATAAGCTAATTCATGCTAAAATTTATATCATAAATTTCATTTTCAAACAATAAGGAGTTTTATGGATAGGAATATCTATTTTAGAAGTTTTATAATTTTCTGGATAATTTTTATATATTTTTGGAATGTATGGTTAAATGCTATATGGATACCTAATGAAAGCTTTTATGCAGAAGCAGTTAGGGAGATGTTTGAATCCGGAAATTTTCTTGATATTTATTATAACTATGAGCCAAGATTTAACAAACCACCTTTAACATATTGGAGTATTGCTTTATCTGTATTTATTTTTGGATTAAATGAGTTTGCCATTAGATTACCTATTGTTCTGATGGCTCTTGGAACAAATTTTTTAACATATCTTATAGCAAAAAGATTATATAACTCGGAAGTTGGATTTTATGCATTTGTTATTATGGCTGTTAGTTTTCAATTTATAATAAATTCAAGATATGCTTCTCCGGAAGTGCCACTTGCTTTTTTCTTCACACTTACTTTATATCTTTTCTTAAAAGGTTATCTTGATAAAGATTTCAAATATATATTTTTTTCTTATATTGCCCTTGGTTTAACAATTCTTACAAAAGGCTATCCTTACTTTTTTGTTATCTCCGGTATTGTCGGATTATATATTTTTATTGAAAAAAATTTTAGTATAAAAGAAATAATTAAAGAGCTAAAATTTTTAAAAATTTATATAGGTATTCCGGTAGCTTTAATTATAGGATT
It encodes:
- the mnmA gene encoding tRNA 2-thiouridine(34) synthase MnmA, which codes for MKIAVAMSGGVDSSVTALLLKEKGYDVVGITLKLSSVDSCNIDIQVCCSDKDILDAKNVANYLGIPHYVFIWEDFFNKKVIKPFIEDYKNALTPNPCCVCNREVKTGGLAKFIKNLGFNYLATGHYAKIEENPKYGKIIKRGKDTQKDQSYFLALLEKEILDYIMFPIGDFTKEEIREIAKKYKLPVSQKSDSFEICFTAGKTPAEYMYENQLSEFEEGEIVHISGKVLGKHNGIINYTIGQRRGLGVAWKKPLYVIEKDKINNRVIVGEIDYLLTDRVSAKSLNLFVEPDKWEKISVQGRYKQKPVPVKDFEYKDGILTVFFEEKQPKFAKGQILAVYDNDILLAGGVII
- a CDS encoding nicotinate phosphoribosyltransferase codes for the protein MLNFGFVNQKNFSLLTDLYELTMAQIYFDKGINDVAVFEFFVRDTENRNYFLNAGLEQVLYYISNIRFEKEEIEYLRTTGKFSDEFLKYLKDFKFTGNLYAMEEGEIFFPYEPVVVVEAPLIQAQILETFIINTMQISILIATKALRCYSVAKDKLLVEFGLRRAHGTDAGMKAARNSFIGGFAGTSNVLAGKEFNIPIFGTMAHSFIMAHNSEKEAFLNFAFKYKENTIFLVDTYDTIQGVKNAVEVAKYLNLKTFKGIRLDSGDIITLSKEARKILDENGYKDATIFVSGSMNEYKIKEFLDNNAPIDGFGVGTELVVSSDLPYLDCAYKLVEYAKKPKIKLSPQKITLPAKKQVYRIIKEGIIQKDIITLFDEKLEEANPLLKPFIINGELVEKNYPSLNQIKEKSLNNFKTLPEELKDIYKKYEFLPEISKSLKDIMEKLKKEVS
- a CDS encoding CCA tRNA nucleotidyltransferase; protein product: MLSFQGFLQKIFNKEKLPEFKIRYIHGLLFYNSYFDSVYKALGKDTICFIVGGWVRDRLINRKITNKVDIDFIVTTDPFDIVKKLKSLIGGDIFQFEKEKKVATILFSEGDIKYRFDFSYLEIPDIKDFEEREKIIVEKLYEDLLSRDFTINAMAVNFDDTVSLGVSQTLLFDPSNGYEDLNKELIKPVSIENIKKDPVRILRAYRLAQELNFNIDKDFEKWIEKNASILQNSPQERIREEILKIFENDGTAETLKKLIENKIIKSSLKDKNIFEDMKELENLLKNCEN
- the murC gene encoding UDP-N-acetylmuramate--L-alanine ligase, encoding MFRGKVKKIHFIGIGGSGMNGIAQVLLNQGFIISGSDLKETETVLKLKEMGAKIFIGHNPENVVDTDLVVYSSAVTPDNPELQKAKELGIPTIPRGEMLAELMRFKYGIAIAGSHGKTTTTSMVGTILGKTGFDPTVVIGGKLEAYGSNAKLGRGEFIVTESDESDGSFLRLTPTIVSINNIDLEHIGFYKDLEDIKNAFIQFANKVPFYGAVAVNIDDENVRSILPRIEKKVIKFGLSDEAQIKAENIELIDGRYKFHIKGYGDIHLSIPGKHNIYNALAAISISLELGVPFCVIKEALENFKNANRRFDIKYKDENIIVVDDYAHHPTEIKATLSAAKDMYPDKRIIAVFQPHRYSRVASLFEEFAKSFDIPDVLILTDIYSAGEKPIEGITGEALAEKIKERKKEVIFVKDIKEAENLIKNIMKNGDLIITLGAGNITTISDNLSKFLRERC
- a CDS encoding type IV pilus twitching motility protein PilT, translated to MEEFKMPAIDEIAREALNKKASDIHLTAGLPPVIRVDGKLVPLTQYPPFTPRDVQQFIYSFMNEKQRRTFEEKKELDFSFGIKGIGRFRVNVFYQRGTVAAALRRIPYEIKPMEELGLIPKVKDLCHLSMGLVLVTGPTGSGKTTTLASMIDYINTNFPHHIITIEDPIEYIYQHKKSVVAQREVGTDTDSFANALKYALREDPDVILVGEMRDLETIRAALTAAETGHLVFGTLHTNTAVQTINRIINVFPMEEQDQIRTELSFVLQGVISQRLLPKIGGGRILIHEVLIPNTAIRSLIRENKIHQIYGLMQTGQAETGMQTMNQSLYKAIQQGLITLEDALRISPDVAELKRMLKIT
- a CDS encoding type II secretion system F family protein translates to MRFRYEARDIYGIKKQGIIEADSIIVAEEQLATSGLQDIKIFAEKEKEKVKEKKEISLPIFKGKVKETDLAIFTRQLGAMINAGIGIAQALEILSEQLPNKTLSETLKKVTDDVLAGTSLAKAMEKHKKVFPEFLINLVAAAEESGKLDIVLQRATTYYEKIAAIKRKIKSASWYPTAVVVIATIIVTGLLTFVVPTFAQIYESFGGELPAPTQILINISNALKNSILYIIGFIILFFLLNSYFYKTEQGKRFYHRLFLKLPLLGKIFHKGALAKFARTLATLITGGVPITRAIEISAKVTGNVIIEESLQKTKTDIEEGKEISKSLDKKLFPLMFIAMVSVGESTGRIDEMLDTIASFYEDEIDREVDALISLIEPLLMVVIGGIVGLILIALYLPIFKMGELIK